Sequence from the Desulfobulbaceae bacterium genome:
GCTCGGAGGACTGTCGCCAAGTACCGTGAACAACTCGGCATCCTCCCGGCCAAGTTCCGCAAGAAACCCAAAATCCCTACTAAATAACTCAATCTCCTGGTTTCCCTCTTCCAACGATGCCTGACACCAGAAAAATAATCCTGCTCACCGGCATGTCCGGGGCTGGCAAGACCACCGCTGCCAAAGCGCTGGAAGATACAGGCTACTATTGCATAGACAACCTCCCCTCCTCTCTGCTACCTGCCCTTATGGCTGATGCTGTATCCAATCCGAACCTTGCCCGTCTCGCCTTGGTCATGGATTCCAGGGACCGAGATTTCGCCACATCACCCCAACAAGTCCTTACTCAACTCAAGAGCGCAGGCCATCACTTAACCATCATCTTCCTTGATGCAGATGACGCTGTCCTCCTGCGCCGCTACTCTGAAATGCGCCGCCGTCATCCCTTTGCCAGCCCATCGGTCCGGGCAGGAATCCAAGCCGAACGGGTAATGCTTGCCAAATTCAAGGCTCAAGCCGATCTAATCATCGACACCTCACGACTGACACCCCACGGGCTGCGCAGTGAAATGCTCCGCGACACCGGAGCCACCAGGCAGTCTCTACAGGTCGGGCTAGTCTCCTTCGGCTTTAAACATGGAGTGCCCCAGGAAGTTGATGTCCTTTTTGATGTCCGCTTTCTTCCCAATCCATATTTCGTTCCGGAGTTAAAATCCCTGACCGGAATTGATCCTAGCGTCGCCTCCTATGTCCTCGACAGTGCGCAAGCGCAAGAGTTTCTAGATCGACTCCTTCCTCTGCTGCAATTTTTGATTCCTCAGTACCTGAAGGAAGGAAAGGCATATCTTACCATCGGCATCGGCTGCACTGGCGGCCAACACCGTTCCGTCGCAATTACAGAACAGCTAAGAGTCCTTCTTCTTGATCAAACAGACACCCTGTCTATCACCCACCGCGATATGCCCTGACCGCAAAGACTCTCAACCAAGGCACACACTCTCCCTGGACAAAGGGATTGCCAATTTCATGACCATGCATTATAAAATTGGCAATAACTACCCTGGGTAACGTAACGGTGATCAGTTATCGGTATGCGGTTAACAGTTGACGATGAGTGATCCTACCAATAGCTTATGACACTCTAACATCAAGTATCATAAAGATGAATCATAGCTAACCTTGTTTTTTTAACCGTAAACCGATAACCGACCACCGCTAACCTAAAGTAGTTACCATTATTTTTTATTCTTCTTCGACAACAAAAAATACTCTTATGACCAAGTGTAAATCTCATTTCACCAAATCCGCCGACATCGTGCCGGTTGGCCTCGGTTCGTCAATCAGCGCAGCGCGTCTGGTCGAATACATGGGCGGCACCTGCTTTGAGGCCCGCAATGTATTTCGGGCCGGCCGCCTCTATCACAACATGATCAAAGGGGGAGACACCATCTGGCTGGGAATCGCCGGGGCGGGCATCGCCGGTGGCATGGGAGGCTTAGTGGTCGAACTCCTGGAACACAATTTCATCGATGTCATCTGCTCAACAGGCGCTCAAGTCTATCATGACCTGCACTTCGCCTTCGGGCTGCCGGTCTCATCAATCCACCCAGCCCAAGATGATAATCACCTCCGCCGTTGTGGCGATACCCGGATTTACGACATCGGCATCCGCGAAGAAGAGACCCTGGAGGCTCAGGACGCTCTGATCCGTGAGTTCGTCCGCGACACCCACCCACTCCTCAGCCAAGGTCCTTTGGCCAGCTGGGAGTTTAACTATCACCTCGGGATCTGGGCCGGACAAAAAGCCAAATATCCAGAACGAAGTTTTCTGATCAAAGCCGCTCAATCCAAAGTACCGGTGTTCTGGGACTCTCTGGCCAATCACTCAATCACCATGAACCTGGCACGTACCGATCTTGAAGGCCTCCCGGTGGTGCTCTCTCCCCAGAAAGACATCATTGATTCGGCAGCCATTGCCTTCGTTTCCGGTCAAACCGGATTTGTTGAGCTCGGTGGCGGCGGACCTAAAAATTTCATCCAGCAGACCGGTCCCACCATCAGCCAAATCCTCAACATCGATTTTGAGGGAGCAGACAGAGGCCTGCAAATCGGCACAGCAGTCGAACGCGAGGGCAGCCTCTCCAGCTGCACCTTCGGCGAGGCAGTCACCTGGGGTAAATATCAATCCTCGGACGAAGACAAGCTGGTCCAAGTCTGGGGCGAGTACAGTATCATCTTCCCTCTACTCTGCGCGTATGTCCTCGACACCTGTAGCAGCCGGCCAGCCCAAGGCATCGTCGACATCCTCCCCTCCTGGGCTGAAAAGCTCAAAGCGGCCCGGAGCAAGTAATCAACGACTCCCCTCTCAGTGATCACGTGGTAGCGACCAAGGATTGAGCGCTGCCATGTGACCACAAACGATTGACCTGCCAACTAAGCCGGCCTCACTTAGTCTAGTCATGTCCTATCTGCTTATTCTTCCTCCGCCACAATAGTCGGCTCAACGGCCTGACCGAAAAACACAACAACACAATCACAGCAAGCCATTGCAGCCCTTCAGGCATGATTTCAGCTGCTTGACCGACCACCGCCTGGGCTTTTATACCCATGACCAGATAGAGCCAATCTACCGTCATGCCGCAGAGAACACTGACACAGGCAATCGAAATCAGGTACAGTGCGGCTGCCCGCTTACCGAGGAGTCCCGCCAACACGGTAAGCGAAGCGATATTGGTAGCCGGACCGGCCAGCAAAAAGACCAGCGCCACCCCGGGGCTGACGCCTTTCAAGATCAGCGCAGCGGCAATCGGTGTTGATGACGAGGCACAGATATAGAGCGGCATGGAGAAGAGGAGCATAAGAAGCATAGCTGCCAAGCCGCCGCCTAAGTACGAGGTCATCACCGGCTCCGGCACGCTCGCAGTTATCAGCCCGGCCAAGATCACCCCAAGCAGGAACCACCCTGCCAAATCACCCCAGATATCGATGGCGGCATAACGAAGGCCGGCGACAATCTTTTTTCCCAGACCATGATGGTATCGATGAAGGTCCGGGTGACAGTTCAAGTCATCACAACACTCATCCACAGGACAAGAGATGCCGGAAAACATAACCAGCTGTGGACGGGGGGGATTAAACACATTCTCCAAAAAACCGGCTACTAAGGCGCTGACAAAAGCGGCAACAGGACGAGCCACCGTCATAATGGGATCGAGCAGGGCGTATGAAATGGCAATCGAGTCGACCCCGGACTCCGGCGTGGAGATCATGAAGGCAGTAACGGCCCCATTATTGGCACCTTGTCGCTTAAGTGCCGCAGCAGCAGGCAACACCCCGCAGGAGCAGAGAGGCAATGGGATACCGAAAAGGGCTGCCTTCAACACTGAGGAGAACCTGCCCCGACCTAAGTGATGGGCCACAAAATCCGTTGAAAGAAACATCTTGAGCAAACCGCCAAGAGCCAGTCCGATAACGACGTAAGGCGCAGAATCAAGCAGGATGTCCCACGATTCAGAAAGCCACGATATGAAAAATTGCATAATTTACCCCGAGAAAATGAAACCGCACATCACCAGAAGAAGTGCGGGAGCAACGGTGTGGCGGGCAATGAGAAAAAAGTTGTAGATCTATTTAAATTATTATTGATAATCTCGCAAAAAATCACGGGATGGCTAAGCAAAAGGGCCGATATACAGGTAAGCGATCGAAGAGAGACTCCGAGGCGCAGGGTGTTTTTGTGAATGAGGCCACACATATGGTGTGCCGAATGAGCAAAAATATGCTGCAACGCAGTAGATCGGACTTTTTGCGACGCCATCATTATTGAGCTATCGAACAACCGGGACGGCAACCACTGTGGTCACGGGGCATTTATGCTCCGTAATGAACCCAAGAACTCCATCACTCTCGTGTTCAAAAAAGCCACAATGAGTTAAGACCGCTTTGGAGAATCTGTAGAACACCCCGCGTTTAAAAAAGTAATTCCGTTCCTTGGCAATGTAAAGCCCGTCTATGGCTTCGGCAGCATGCAGCCACAGATACTCTTTGGGGGCTGCAAGATCTTCATCAAAGACCTCAGGGAGAAAACGGTGTCCGCACGAGAGCCAATCAAAGATCAGAAACTCGCGGAGTAGGGGGGCCTGTTCATGTCCCTGAATATAGTGAAACAGGATCTCGTTCATGAACCCTTGGGTTTTAGACAACGAATAAAATCCCTTCCGGGCACATAATGCGGAAAGTCCTTGAAACCAAGAAAAAATATCTCCTTCAGTAGGGATGAGATACGAAAAGAAGGTCTTGAAATATCGCTTGTTATAAAACGCCTCCAGACACTCACCCAACCAATACAACCGTGAGAGTGCCTGGTGATCCAGCCAGCGGGTAGCCATCACCTGATATGGCGGTTCCTGGCAGGCAACAATGCCATACTCAGCCACCTGCCGGGCAATAGCAGTGTCAGGCAAAATTTTTAACAATCCCATCTGCAGGTAGTGAGGCTGAACCGCCAACACCTCACGCACCGACTGGCCAAAACGGAATTCATCTTCCATCGGCAGACCGAGAATAAGATCGGCATGAAGATGAATTACCCCCAATGTCTTCAGACGACGAATCACCACCATGGCCTTATCCACATCCATCTTCCGGTTGATCGCCTTAAGCGTCTCAAGGCTAGTTGATTGGATACCGATCTCAAACTGAAACATCCCCTCCTCAACTCCTGCCAGAAATCCGAACATCTCCTCGGAGAAGAGATCTGGCGCAATTTCGAAATGGAAGCTACAACCGGGTGGGGCATTTTCCTGAAGAAACCGCCAAATGGTCAAGGTCCGTATGGGATCGGCGTTAAAGGTGCGGTCGACAAAACGGATCATCGACGGACGGTGCTGAAGGATAGCAAGAAGTTCTGCCTTTACCAGATCAAGATCCTTGGCAACCACCCCCCGACTCAATGACGACAGGCAATAGGCACAGAAAAATGGACACCCCCTGGAGGCTTCATAGTAAATATTTCTATTTTTAAGTTGGCTCTGAAAATCATCTTGTTTATATGGAGAGGGAAAGGCTTGCCCCGGAGCGCTCCAGTACTCACCCTGCAACCGCCCCTGTTCCAAATCACGGTAAAAACTGCGGTCAACCCCCTCGATCTCGTTATGAACCACGGTGGGCAGGAAAAAGAGCTTCTCGCGAAGCGCCGATGCTTGCGGCCCTCCCAAGACGATTGGAACCATCGGGGCTACCCGATGAAGATCAGGCAGCAGCCGCAAGAGGTAGGATGCGTTCCAGATATAGACCGAAAAAAACCAGGCATCTGCCTGACTGCCGGT
This genomic interval carries:
- the rapZ gene encoding RNase adapter RapZ, giving the protein MPDTRKIILLTGMSGAGKTTAAKALEDTGYYCIDNLPSSLLPALMADAVSNPNLARLALVMDSRDRDFATSPQQVLTQLKSAGHHLTIIFLDADDAVLLRRYSEMRRRHPFASPSVRAGIQAERVMLAKFKAQADLIIDTSRLTPHGLRSEMLRDTGATRQSLQVGLVSFGFKHGVPQEVDVLFDVRFLPNPYFVPELKSLTGIDPSVASYVLDSAQAQEFLDRLLPLLQFLIPQYLKEGKAYLTIGIGCTGGQHRSVAITEQLRVLLLDQTDTLSITHRDMP
- a CDS encoding permease, coding for MQFFISWLSESWDILLDSAPYVVIGLALGGLLKMFLSTDFVAHHLGRGRFSSVLKAALFGIPLPLCSCGVLPAAAALKRQGANNGAVTAFMISTPESGVDSIAISYALLDPIMTVARPVAAFVSALVAGFLENVFNPPRPQLVMFSGISCPVDECCDDLNCHPDLHRYHHGLGKKIVAGLRYAAIDIWGDLAGWFLLGVILAGLITASVPEPVMTSYLGGGLAAMLLMLLFSMPLYICASSSTPIAAALILKGVSPGVALVFLLAGPATNIASLTVLAGLLGKRAAALYLISIACVSVLCGMTVDWLYLVMGIKAQAVVGQAAEIMPEGLQWLAVIVLLCFSVRPLSRLLWRRKNKQIGHD
- a CDS encoding DUF4080 domain-containing protein, whose amino-acid sequence is MNIHLIAFNCRYSHSCLALFYVRNELERHLPETRTALHQFTINDPYFETLLSITGSQADAWFFSVYIWNASYLLRLLPDLHRVAPMVPIVLGGPQASALREKLFFLPTVVHNEIEGVDRSFYRDLEQGRLQGEYWSAPGQAFPSPYKQDDFQSQLKNRNIYYEASRGCPFFCAYCLSSLSRGVVAKDLDLVKAELLAILQHRPSMIRFVDRTFNADPIRTLTIWRFLQENAPPGCSFHFEIAPDLFSEEMFGFLAGVEEGMFQFEIGIQSTSLETLKAINRKMDVDKAMVVIRRLKTLGVIHLHADLILGLPMEDEFRFGQSVREVLAVQPHYLQMGLLKILPDTAIARQVAEYGIVACQEPPYQVMATRWLDHQALSRLYWLGECLEAFYNKRYFKTFFSYLIPTEGDIFSWFQGLSALCARKGFYSLSKTQGFMNEILFHYIQGHEQAPLLREFLIFDWLSCGHRFLPEVFDEDLAAPKEYLWLHAAEAIDGLYIAKERNYFFKRGVFYRFSKAVLTHCGFFEHESDGVLGFITEHKCPVTTVVAVPVVR